Proteins from one Ricinus communis isolate WT05 ecotype wild-type chromosome 9, ASM1957865v1, whole genome shotgun sequence genomic window:
- the LOC8288704 gene encoding G-type lectin S-receptor-like serine/threonine-protein kinase At4g27290, with the protein MGGFVVLLLYSFLISIITTSTSLDRINLEQFIRDGETIASTGGRFELGFFSPENSKMRFVGVWYKNISPQTVVWVANRSSPLSNTMGALNLTSQGILLLTNSTNNFVWSSNVSRTAKDPVAQLLETGNLVVRDKNDTNPDNYLWQSFDYPCDTLLPGMKLGRNLITGLNRFMSSWKSAEDPDQGKFSLILSHHGYPQLILFEGSEITYRPGSWNGETFTGAGRKANPIFIHRFINNEIEVYYAYEPANAPLVSRFMLNPSGIAQLFKWEDETNKWKVVSTPELDECENYALCGPNANCRTNGYPACACLNGFVPESPTNWKSQEWSDGCIRRTPLVCNDTDRFVKYTGIKLPDTSSSWYDRSIDIKECEVLCLKNCSCTAYANLDIRGGGSGCLLWFNNLMDIRILDGGQDLYVRVAASEIDELRKQRRFGRKQVGLMTGCATFITFILIIFYLWRRNIRKQEMVKKRGGENHKYDDRNEDMGLLTFNLKTISEATNNFSSSNKLGQGGFGPVYKGTLKDGKEVAVKRLSKSSGQGLNEFKNEVILIARLQHRNLVKLLGCCTHEDEKMLIYEYMPNKSLDFFIFDKMRSKLLDWHKRFHIIGGIARGLLYLHQDSRLKIIHRDLKASNILLDNEMNPKISDFGLARIFGADQTEANTNRIVGTYGYMSPEYAMNGHFSIKSDVFSFGVLVLEIISGKKNRDFCHEDHNINLIGHAWKLWIEGTPLELIDECLTDIIDLSQVLRSIHVALLCVQKKPEDRPNMSSAVLMLGSENPLPRPKQPGFFMESPPPEANTTRNNHKSFSANEVTFTILEAR; encoded by the exons atgggAGGCTTTGTAGTGCTTTTATTATACTCCTTTTTAATCTCCATCATAACAACCTCCACTTCACTAGATAGGATTAATCTAGAACAATTCATAAGAGATGGTGAGACTATAGCTTCAACAGGTGGAAGATTTGAACTTGGATTTTTCAGTCCTGAAAATTCCAAAATGAGATTTGTGGGTGTGTGGTACAAGAATATATCTCCGCAGACGGTTGTATGGGTTGCCAACAGATCATCTCCACTTTCCAATACTATGGGAGCTTTAAACCTCACTAGCCAAGGAATTCTACTTCTTACCAATAGCACAAACAATTTTGTTTGGTCATCAAATGTATCGAGAACTGCAAAAGATCCAGTAGCTCAGCTCTTGGAGACCGGAAATCTTGTTGTCAGAGATAAAAATGACACTAATCCAGATAACTACCTGTGGCAGAGTTTCGATTATCCATGTGACACCTTGCTTCCAGGAATGAAATTGGGAAGAAACTTGATTACCGGTCTTAACAGGTTTATGTCGTCCTGGAAAAGCGCAGAAGATCCAGATCAAGGCAAATTCTCTTTAATCTTGAGTCATCATGGTTACCCACAGCTAATACTTTTTGAGGGAAGTGAAATCACGTACCGACCAGGTTCTTGGAACGGAGAAACTTTTACAGGGGCTGGGAGGAAGGCGAATCCAATTTTCATACATCGATTTATAAACAATGAAATTGAGGTCTATTACGCATATGAGCCCGCAAACGCTCCACTCGTTTCCAGATTTATGCTAAATCCATCAGGTATTGCGCAGCTATTTAAATGGGAGGATGAAACAAACAAATGGAAGGTCGTATCTACACCGGAGCTCGATGAATGTGAAAATTATGCTCTCTGTGGTCCAAATGCTAACTGCAGGACCAATGGCTATCCTGCATGTGCATGCTTGAATGGGTTCGTTCCCGAGTCGCCAACAAATTGGAAGTCACAAGAATGGTCAGATGGATGTATTCGGAGGACTCCACTCGTCTGCAATGATACAGATAGGTTTGTGAAATATACAGGGATTAAGCTGCCAGATACATCTTCTTCCTGGTATGACAGAAGCATTGACATCAAGGAATGCGAGGTATTGTGCCTGAAAAACTGTTCTTGCACTGCATATGCAAATTTAGATATAAGGGGAGGTGGAAGTGGCTGCTTGCTTTGGTTCAATAACCTGATGGACATAAGAATATTAGATGGAGGGCAGGACCTCTATGTACGGGTGGCTGCTTCAGAAATAG ATGAACTGCGGAAGCAAAGGCGCTTTGGTAGGAAGCAAGTTGGATTAATGACTGGCTGTGCTACTTTCATAACCTTCATACTGATCATCTTTTACTTATGGAGGagaaatatcagaaaacaag AGATGGTAAAGAAACGTGGTGGAGAGAATCATAAATATGATGATAGGAACGAAGACATGGGGttattaacatttaatttGAAGACAATATCTGAAGCCACAAACAATTTCTCAAGCAGCAACAAGCTGGGACAAGGTGGCTTCGGACCTGTCTACAAG GGTACATTGAAAGATGGAAAAGAAGTAGCAGTGAAGAGGCTTTCAAAAAGTTCTGGCCAAGGATTGAACGAATTCAAAAATGAAGTAATATTAATAGCCAGACTTCAGCACCGTAATCTTGTAAAGCTTCTTGGTTGCTGCACTCATGAAGATGAGAAAATGTTAATCTATGAATACATGCCTAACAAAAGCTTGgacttctttatttttg ATAAAATGAGAAGCAAATTACTAGATTGGCATAAACGGTTCCACATCATTGGTGGAATTGCTCGAGGTCTTCTTTATCTTCATCAAGACTCTAGACTAAAAATCATTCACCGAGATCTCAAAGCCAGTAACATTTTATTGGATAATGAAATGAATCCgaaaatttcagattttggCCTTGCAAGAATATTTGGAGCCGATCAAACTGAAGCGAATACAAATAGAATTGTGGGCACCTA TGGGTATATGTCACCTGAATATGCAATGAATGGACACTTCTCAATCAAATCTGATGTCTTTAGTTTTGGTGTCTTGGTTTTGGAGATTATAAGTGGAAAGAAAAACAGGGACTTTTGTCACGAAGACCACAATATTAACCTTATTGGGCAT GCATGGAAGCTTTGGATTGAGGGGACACCATTAGAACTAATTGATGAATGTCTAACTGATATCATCGATCTATCTCAAGTGTTAAGAAGCATTCATGTGGCTCTATTATGCGTGCAAAAAAAACCAGAAGATAGGCCAAACATGTCATCAGCAGTTCTTATGTTGGGCAGCGAAAATCCATTGCCTAGGCCAAAACAGCCTGGTTTTTTCATGGAAAGCCCTCCGCCTGAAGCAAATACTACAAGGAACAACCATAAATCTTTCTCTGCTAATGAAGTCACTTTTACAATATTGGAAGCACGATAG